A stretch of Gambusia affinis linkage group LG10, SWU_Gaff_1.0, whole genome shotgun sequence DNA encodes these proteins:
- the ubxn6 gene encoding UBX domain-containing protein 6 isoform X2 — protein sequence MKKLFEDFKKDIKFKSAGPGKKLTEDASKPAVAPSSSSTKQSRHSPSEGAQMAGAAALARIEQQQRPKVHTSQDAIRNQVKRELEAEAAALAEKENAVTAEGSKVKDPACLSVSGVYFTCPLTGATLTKSQREVHIKEAILMRFEEDDVEASVMMVHTFNKDREKVKAAVDIISKYVDNICKNPSEEKYRKIKVSNKVFQEKVRPVEGSREFLQAVGFISVMLPVEGQEEEEEFLVLPEQSDDALELMKERRDRLQRGEPVRAQLDRQPQAFRPSPNAQRFELPPEFYNLSAEELKKEQQQRTELVEKNAMLRTKAMREKEEQRERRKYNYTLLRVRLPDGNLLQATFYAWDRLPALFEFVRESLVDGWQPFELIAPGGQKLEESEEVTLVECNLVPAALLTFAWDAAVQADIAAAGGKSSAALLKPELLERIQTLS from the exons ATGAAGAAGTTATTTGAGGACTTTAAAAAGgacataaaatttaaatctgcagGACCCGGGAAGAAGTTAACGGAAGATGCAAG CAAGCCTGCAGTGGCTCCGAGCAGCTCCAGCACTAAGCAGAGTCGGCATTCTCCCAGCGAAGGAGCGCAGATGGCAGGGGCCGCGGCCCTGGCCCGCAtcgagcagcagcagcggcccAAGGTGCACACCTCCCAGGACGCTATCAGGAACCAGG TTAAGCGAGAACTGGAGGCGGAGGCAGCAGCTCTGGCTGAGAAGGAAAATGCAGTCACAGCCGAG GGATCCAAAGTGAAAGACCCGGCCTGCCTCTCTGTGTCCGGCGTTTACTTCACCTGCCCTCTCACCGGAGCCACGCTAACCAAGAGTCAGAGGGAGGTGCACATTAAAGAGGCCATTCTGATG CGCTTCGAGGAGGATGACGTCGAGGCTTCTGTCATGATGGTCCACACATTcaacaaagacagagagaaagtgaaGGCAGCTGTGGACATCATCAGCAA gtaTGTTGACAATATATGTAAGAATCCATCAGAGGAGAAATACAGAAAGATAAAAGTTAGCAACAAGGTGTTCCAG GAAAAAGTACGTCCTGTGGAGGGCAGTCGGGAGTTCCTGCAGGCTGTGGGCTTTATAAGTGTTATGCTTCCTGTTGAGGGCCAAG aggaggaggaggagttccTGGTGTTGCCGGAGCAGAGTGACGACGCCCTGGAGCTGATGAAGGAGCGGAGGGACCGCCTTCAGAGGGGAGAGCCGGTCAGGGCCCAGCTGGACCGGCAGCCTCAGGCTTTCCGACCGTCTCCCAACGCGCAGCGCTTTGAGCTGCCGCCCGAGTTCTACAATCTGTCGGCggaggagctgaagaaggagcagcagcagag AACTGAACTGGTGGAGAAGAACGCCATGCTTCGCACGAAAGCCAtgagggagaaggaggagcagagggagaggaggaaatACAACTACACCCTGCTCAGAGTCAGACTGCCTGACGGGAACCTGCTGCAAG CCACGTTTTACGCCTGGGACCGTCTGCCGGCACTCTTTGAATTCGTCCGGGAGTCTCTGGTGGACGGCTGGCAGCCGTTTGAGCTCATCGCCCCCGGAGGGCAAAAGCTGGAGGAGTCTGAGGAGGTCACTCTGGTCGAATGTAACTTG gTCCCCGCTGCCCTGCTCACGTTTGCCTGGGATGCAGCCGTGCAGGCCGACATTGCCGCTGCAGGCGGGAAGAGCTCCGCCGCCCTCCTCAAACCGGAGCTGCTGGAGAGAATTCAAACCCTGAGCTGA
- the scamp4 gene encoding secretory carrier-associated membrane protein 4, with translation MAERANNFPPLPTFLRIKPCFYQNIDEEIPDPHKQLVRRVYKLWMMYSATLCINVISCIAWWAGGGSATDFGFSLLWLLLFSPCSYTCWFRPLYKAFRADSSFNFMAFFFIFFLQCVLTLIQAIGISGWGTCGWIATVMFFSQNVGSAIVMLVTTLLFTVVAALMALVLIKVHRLYRGGGGSMERAQEEWSTGLWKSAPVREAAFHGIAQTAQGPTLPEYPTAVPSYPDNSHW, from the exons ATggcag AGCGGGCAAATAACTTTCCTCCATTGCCCACGTTCTTAAGAATAAAGCCATGCTTTTACCAAAACATTGATGAAGAAATCCCTGATCCGCACAAGCAGCTGGTGCGGAGAGTTTACAAGCTTTGGATGA TGTATTCAGCCACACTGTGCATAAATGTCATTTCATGCATTGCTTGGTGGGCTGGAGGGGGAAGTGCCACAGACTTTGGTTTTTCTCTGCTCTGGCTCCTTCTCTTCAGTCCCTGCAGCTACACATGTTGGTTCAGACCGCTCTACAAAGCTTTCAG GGCTGATAGTTCCTTCAACTTTATGgccttcttcttcatctttttcctTCAGTGTGTCTTGACCCTTATTCAGGCTATTGGCATCTCTGGATGGGGAACATG CGGCTGGATTGCCACGGTCATGTTTTTCAGCCAAAATGTGGGCTCCGCTATAGTGATGCTTGTCACAACTCTGCTCTTCACTGTGGTGGCCGCACTAATGGCACTGGTTCTCATTAAG GTGCACAGACTGTAccgcggcggcggcggcagcatgGAGCGCGCTCAGGAGGAGTGGAGCACCGGGTTGTGGAAGAGCGCCCCGGTGAGGGAAGCAGCGTTCCACGGCATCGCTCAGACAGCCCAGGGACCCACTTTGCCCGAGTACCCCACCGCCGTGCCCAGTTACCCTGACAACAGCCACTGGTGA
- the chaf1a gene encoding chromatin assembly factor 1 subunit A, whose amino-acid sequence MLAAESSSVDGHLAVSTPHGRGMDCKSSNANKKLIQARLPFKRLNAEPKENQPPKRPCTHSCPGPADPDTQNENESSPLSERSGPPLVNGRGPLDGFLRRRCPASSASSDSKAVIDLTDDDKSSPVKSRGSPAPAVSRPPAKPKQQRKDRTEAAGKHKNVTDTPETQTADFVLITDEEAEEEEEEEEEDLATSVSQLDTTTQDSDSEPEEQNESGNKSTQSPSSASSTSESSPENTKTGDSTATTTPKDPKTPTTPKIPAEEKKIKRRSLKSLQEQEERLRLRQEKERQKEEAKAAKEKKKEEARKLKEEKEREKREKKEKEEKEKAERLKAKEELRKSKLEAKLEEKRKKEEEKRMKEEEKRLKEEKDRLKAEKAEITRFLQKPKIQQAPKTLAAACGKFAPFEIKENMSLAPLCRVQCDDSVLEELDRCLLKPAENLNALKDWTGQKPRRSGRTEPRQADTLGDCIALDPSKPDDTPDRRRYGPMKLLQFHENYRPAYWGTWRKKSSHISPRCPLRQDKDLLDYEVDSDEEWEEEEPGESLSHSEGEEEEEGGEDDDDDDDGFFVPHGYLSDDEGALEEEDGGDLEKQKLRQTLKAREWDELMSSKKKMKVLEAVVRGCVWDEDGAGQEAFQPYAVCLIDPLPTADSSPTPAELLQKGQREEQLLGQLLPLLHGNPNSGKVIISEFQEFCRHQSSSSSSSLSSSSPSELPSPRSPPENVPSRERVRRLIRSNAVYEKRSFIKRSCWYVHADVLTRFGQDALPVPCKWTYLTTGARDESRDEPQAATGSQGNSPTTPQAAAAQSASNKRKSAGSMSITKFMKRCNDPEQAEAAETDGFQADTEDDYDEDCVIISTQSAAKKEKPRSEEDCSMEVDASETAAAAATTLSSA is encoded by the exons ATGTTGGCGGCGGAAAGTTCATCTGTGGACGGACATTTGGCAGTGTCGACTCCCCACGGAAGAG gcaTGGATTGCAAATCAAGTAATGCCAACAAGAAACTTATTCAAG CTCGTCTCCCGTTCAAGCGCCTGAATGCCGAACCTAAAGAAAACCAGCCACCGAAGCGTCCCTGCACCCATTCCTGCCCGGGACCAGCAGACCCGGACACGCAGAACGAGAACGAGTCGTCTCCTCTCTCCGAACGCAGCGGCCCGCCTTTGGTTAACGGCCGCGGCCCGCTGGACGGCTTCCTGAGGCGCAGGTGCCCCGCTTCCTCTGCGTCCTCGGACAGTAAAGCGGTCATCGACCTGACCGACGACGACAAGTCGTCCCCCGTAAAGAGCCGCGGCTCACCTGCTCCGGCCGTTTCTCGTCCCCCAGCGAAACCCAAGCAGCAGCGCAAAGACAGAACAGAGGCTGCTGGGAAACACAAGAACGTTACTGACACTCCTGAAACACAGACTGCAgattttgtcttaattactgacgaagaggcagaagaagaagaagaagaagaagaagaggatcTCGCCACATCTGTCTCCCAGCTGGATACTACTACTCAGGATTCAGACAGCGAGCCAGAGGAGCAGAACGAGTCGGGAAATAAGTCGACACAGTCGCCGTCATCGGCCAGCTCCACGTCTGAGAGCTCACCAGAAAACACCAAGACTGGCGACTCGACGGCAACCACTACACCTAAA GACCCAAAGACCCCCACCACTCCTAAGATACcagcagaggagaaaaagatCAAGAGGCGCTCATTAAAG AGTTTACAAGAGCAAGAAGAGCGGCTCCGGCTGCGACAGGAGAAGGAACGGCAGAAGGAAGAAGCCAAAGCTgcaaaggaaaagaagaaagaagaggcTCGCAAGCtcaaagaggagaaagaaagggaaaaacgggagaagaaggaaaaggaggagaaagaaaaggcgGAGAGGCTAAAAGCAAAAGAGGAGCTGCGGAAATCTAAGCTTGA GGCAAAGCTGGAGGAAAAAcggaagaaggaggaagaaaagcgAATGAAGGAAGAAGAGAAACGGTTGAAAGAAGAGAAAGAT CGCCTAAAAGCTGAGAAAGCAGAAATCACTCGGTTTCTACAGAAACCCAAAATCCAGCAGGCCCCAAAG ACTCTCGCAGCTGCGTGTGGGAAGTTCGCTCCATTTGAAATTAAAGAGAACATGTCTCTGGCGCCTCTGTGTCGGGTTCAGTGTGACGACTCggttctggaggagctggaccGGTGTTTGCTGAAACCTGCCGAAAACCTGAACGCACTGAAAGACTGGACTGGACAGAAACCCAGACGGTCGGGACGCACCGAACCCAGACAGGCGGACACGCTCGG GGACTGCATAGCGTTGGACCCGTCTAAACCGGATGACACACCGGACCGCAGACGCTACGGACCgatgaagctgctgcagttcCACGAGAACTACCGTCCAGCATACTGGGGCACCTGGAGGAAGAAGAGCTCACATATTTCTCCACGCTGCCCCCTCAGGCAGGACAAG GATTTATTGGACTATGAGGTGGACAGTGATGAAGAatgggaggaagaggaaccCGGAGAGTCTTTGTCTCATAGTGAAGGG gaggaggaagaggaaggcgGGGAGGATGATGACGACGATGACGATGGCTTTTTCGTTCCTCATGGCTACCTCTCAGACGATGAAGGTGCTCTGGAGGAGGAG GACGGCGGCGACCTGGAGAAGCAAAAACTGCGTCAGACACTGAAAGCCAGAGAGTGGGATGAGCTGATGTCCAgcaagaagaagatgaaggtGCTGGAGGCCGTGGTCAGAGGCTGTGTGTGGGACGAAGACGGAGCCGGTCAGGAGGCCTTCCAGCCTTACGCCGTGTGTCTCATCGACCCTTTACCCACTGCGGACAGCAGCCCCACgcctgcagagctgctgcagaaaggGCAGAGAGAGGAGCAGC TGCTAGGTCAGCTGCTGCCCCTGCTGCACGGGAACCCCAACAGCGGCAAAGTCATCATCTCTGAGTTCCAGGAGTTTTGTCGTCACCAgagctcttcctcttcctcctcattgTCTTCGTCGTCACCGTCTGAGCTGCCCAGTCCTCGGAGTCCTCCAGAAAACGTCCCGTCCAG GGAACGTGTGAGGCGCCTCATCAGGAGCAACGCCGTTTACGAGAAGCGCTCTTTCATCAAGCGCAGCTGCTGGTACGTGCACGCCGACGTCCTGACCCGCTTCGGCCAGGACGCTCTCCCAGTGCCGTGCAAGTGGACCTACCTCACCACCGGCGCGCGGGACGAGTCCCGCGACGAGCCCCAGGCGGCCACGGGCTCCCAGGGAAACTCTCCGACCACGCCCCAAGCTGCCGCCGCCCAGTCGGCCTCCAACAAGAGGAAGAGCGCCGGCAGCATGTCCATCACCAAGTTCATGAAGAGATGCAACGATCCTGAGCAG gccGAAGCAGCGGAGACGGACGGTTTCCAGGCCGACACTGAGGATGACTATGATGAAGACTGTGTCATTATCTCCACACAGAGCG CGGCCAAGAAAGAGAAGCCCCGCAGCGAGGAAGACTGTTCAATGGAAGTCGATGCGTCTGAAacggccgccgccgccgccaccaCGCTCTCCTCAGCCTGA
- the ubxn6 gene encoding UBX domain-containing protein 6 isoform X1: MKKLFEDFKKDIKFKSAGPGKKLTEDASSKPAVAPSSSSTKQSRHSPSEGAQMAGAAALARIEQQQRPKVHTSQDAIRNQVKRELEAEAAALAEKENAVTAEGSKVKDPACLSVSGVYFTCPLTGATLTKSQREVHIKEAILMRFEEDDVEASVMMVHTFNKDREKVKAAVDIISKYVDNICKNPSEEKYRKIKVSNKVFQEKVRPVEGSREFLQAVGFISVMLPVEGQEEEEEFLVLPEQSDDALELMKERRDRLQRGEPVRAQLDRQPQAFRPSPNAQRFELPPEFYNLSAEELKKEQQQRTELVEKNAMLRTKAMREKEEQRERRKYNYTLLRVRLPDGNLLQATFYAWDRLPALFEFVRESLVDGWQPFELIAPGGQKLEESEEVTLVECNLVPAALLTFAWDAAVQADIAAAGGKSSAALLKPELLERIQTLS, from the exons ATGAAGAAGTTATTTGAGGACTTTAAAAAGgacataaaatttaaatctgcagGACCCGGGAAGAAGTTAACGGAAGATGCAAG CAGCAAGCCTGCAGTGGCTCCGAGCAGCTCCAGCACTAAGCAGAGTCGGCATTCTCCCAGCGAAGGAGCGCAGATGGCAGGGGCCGCGGCCCTGGCCCGCAtcgagcagcagcagcggcccAAGGTGCACACCTCCCAGGACGCTATCAGGAACCAGG TTAAGCGAGAACTGGAGGCGGAGGCAGCAGCTCTGGCTGAGAAGGAAAATGCAGTCACAGCCGAG GGATCCAAAGTGAAAGACCCGGCCTGCCTCTCTGTGTCCGGCGTTTACTTCACCTGCCCTCTCACCGGAGCCACGCTAACCAAGAGTCAGAGGGAGGTGCACATTAAAGAGGCCATTCTGATG CGCTTCGAGGAGGATGACGTCGAGGCTTCTGTCATGATGGTCCACACATTcaacaaagacagagagaaagtgaaGGCAGCTGTGGACATCATCAGCAA gtaTGTTGACAATATATGTAAGAATCCATCAGAGGAGAAATACAGAAAGATAAAAGTTAGCAACAAGGTGTTCCAG GAAAAAGTACGTCCTGTGGAGGGCAGTCGGGAGTTCCTGCAGGCTGTGGGCTTTATAAGTGTTATGCTTCCTGTTGAGGGCCAAG aggaggaggaggagttccTGGTGTTGCCGGAGCAGAGTGACGACGCCCTGGAGCTGATGAAGGAGCGGAGGGACCGCCTTCAGAGGGGAGAGCCGGTCAGGGCCCAGCTGGACCGGCAGCCTCAGGCTTTCCGACCGTCTCCCAACGCGCAGCGCTTTGAGCTGCCGCCCGAGTTCTACAATCTGTCGGCggaggagctgaagaaggagcagcagcagag AACTGAACTGGTGGAGAAGAACGCCATGCTTCGCACGAAAGCCAtgagggagaaggaggagcagagggagaggaggaaatACAACTACACCCTGCTCAGAGTCAGACTGCCTGACGGGAACCTGCTGCAAG CCACGTTTTACGCCTGGGACCGTCTGCCGGCACTCTTTGAATTCGTCCGGGAGTCTCTGGTGGACGGCTGGCAGCCGTTTGAGCTCATCGCCCCCGGAGGGCAAAAGCTGGAGGAGTCTGAGGAGGTCACTCTGGTCGAATGTAACTTG gTCCCCGCTGCCCTGCTCACGTTTGCCTGGGATGCAGCCGTGCAGGCCGACATTGCCGCTGCAGGCGGGAAGAGCTCCGCCGCCCTCCTCAAACCGGAGCTGCTGGAGAGAATTCAAACCCTGAGCTGA